In Chryseobacterium camelliae, one DNA window encodes the following:
- a CDS encoding glycosyltransferase family protein, with translation MRISVISYDFWDYDQYIVEALRRKGIDAHHIKITSVTHSGFEERVINAISKTFLNRNLKKEKRKQYVLDSLEKLGHQDQILVLNPDTFDLPTLQKIRENTDVMITYLYDNINRVPVECDKLSLFDTIFSFDDSDIDQYGFKKLTNYIYLPYKPKEQQHPEMDLFYITSYDNRRVALIKRLARKLMKMGMKFQIMIIGKKSWKHQLKNLLVQIPENVFLIFSLKKVSHEQLPQYYMNSKILLDLMREGQYGLSFRIFEAMALEKKVITDNESIKKYDFYNPNNILVLNEDLSNIHASFFETAYEKVPEEIYRTYTLDYWVTHVFKLNIK, from the coding sequence ATGAGGATTAGTGTAATTAGTTATGATTTCTGGGATTATGACCAATATATTGTTGAAGCGTTGCGTCGTAAAGGCATTGATGCGCATCATATCAAAATCACTTCGGTTACACATTCCGGCTTTGAGGAACGAGTGATCAATGCCATCAGCAAAACTTTTCTGAACAGGAACCTGAAAAAGGAAAAAAGGAAACAATATGTTCTCGATTCCTTAGAGAAACTGGGCCATCAGGATCAGATCCTGGTTCTGAACCCGGATACCTTTGACCTGCCAACCTTACAGAAAATCCGGGAAAATACAGATGTTATGATTACATATCTGTATGATAACATTAACCGTGTTCCTGTAGAATGCGATAAGCTAAGCCTTTTCGATACCATATTTTCTTTTGACGATTCCGATATTGACCAATATGGGTTTAAGAAACTGACCAATTACATCTACCTTCCTTATAAACCAAAAGAACAGCAGCATCCTGAGATGGACCTTTTCTACATTACTTCTTATGACAACAGAAGAGTGGCTCTTATTAAGCGGCTGGCCAGGAAACTCATGAAAATGGGAATGAAATTTCAGATCATGATTATTGGAAAAAAATCCTGGAAGCACCAGCTTAAGAATTTACTGGTACAAATTCCTGAGAACGTTTTCCTGATTTTCAGCCTTAAAAAAGTATCTCATGAACAGCTTCCTCAGTATTACATGAATTCAAAAATTCTACTGGATCTGATGCGTGAAGGACAATATGGACTCAGCTTCAGGATTTTTGAAGCCATGGCACTTGAAAAGAAAGTGATTACGGATAATGAGTCTATCAAAAAGTATGACTTTTATAATCCTAACAACATCCTCGTTCTGAATGAAGACCTCAGCAACATTCACGCATCCTTCTTTGAAACAGCCTACGAAAAGGTACCGGAAGAAATCTATCGTACTTACACCTTGGATTATTGGGTAACACACGTATTTAAACTGAATATAAAATGA
- a CDS encoding lipopolysaccharide core biosynthesis protein rfaS: MKKKLLFIAPGYYGFNEVVYNGLKEYSGYDVIHINSTEPYRYKNLAEKIYNFFLKLFLKKNIKDIKRGQHIKRIIAKHKYDLLLVNRPDVLSEDDFSLAINQSIFSIVLFWDSIQKIPAQKKFINLFDICCSFDSDDCNHYSLKYITNFYFVKEKSSNIKYDVSYLATYDQRINESISFFKYFKQQGISAKGRIFTYKSMPLKEKLPQAIEVIHQVIPFAESYKYYLDSKIILDIAHPHQKGLSFRPFEAIGLQKKIITTNKEIINYDFYNPNNILVIDDVKNITIPLSFLQSEYQQPTEKIKEKYHIKNWIRTILSYNEN; encoded by the coding sequence ATGAAAAAAAAATTATTGTTCATAGCACCAGGTTACTATGGTTTTAATGAAGTTGTATACAACGGACTTAAAGAATATAGCGGCTATGATGTTATCCACATTAATTCTACAGAACCTTACAGGTATAAAAATTTGGCAGAAAAAATTTATAATTTTTTCTTAAAACTTTTTCTAAAAAAAAATATAAAGGATATCAAAAGAGGGCAGCATATTAAAAGGATTATTGCTAAGCACAAATATGATTTATTACTTGTAAACCGACCTGATGTCCTAAGTGAAGATGATTTTAGTTTAGCAATTAATCAGTCAATATTTTCTATAGTTTTATTTTGGGATAGCATACAGAAAATTCCTGCTCAAAAAAAATTCATTAACCTTTTTGATATTTGTTGCAGTTTTGATTCTGATGATTGTAATCATTATAGTTTAAAATATATTACCAATTTTTATTTTGTCAAAGAAAAAAGTTCTAATATAAAGTATGATGTTTCTTACCTAGCAACTTATGATCAAAGAATTAATGAAAGTATATCTTTTTTCAAATATTTCAAACAACAAGGAATATCTGCTAAGGGTAGAATATTTACGTATAAATCAATGCCTTTAAAAGAAAAGCTACCTCAGGCTATAGAAGTTATTCACCAAGTTATTCCTTTTGCTGAATCCTATAAGTATTATTTGGATAGTAAAATTATATTGGATATTGCTCATCCTCATCAGAAGGGATTATCATTTAGGCCATTTGAAGCTATTGGATTGCAAAAAAAAATAATTACCACGAATAAAGAAATTATTAATTATGATTTTTATAATCCAAATAATATTCTTGTTATCGATGATGTAAAAAATATTACAATACCACTTTCTTTTTTACAAAGCGAATATCAACAGCCTACAGAAAAAATTAAAGAAAAGTATCACATTAAGAACTGGATAAGAACTATATTATCATATAATGAAAACTAA
- a CDS encoding glycosyltransferase, with amino-acid sequence MKTKLYFICPNNKFASGGVKQIYRQVQILNNNGFDAYILHKKIGKREKWFNVNVPILYSPSLFKQIKYSYKGKKLNFIRKLIISILKLQSKSIEKNSILIFPEIYGPEIYKIEPEISKVIFNQNCYYTFSYFSIYTDYSSNIYNHPKTLATIVASDDAQKYMNYSFPQLKIYKMRLGIDNLIFNYYPNKERQICFMPRKLSDDVNQVINILHGRNVLKNWNLVSIDNKTETEVAEIMKKSIIFLSFNHKEGFGLPPVEAMACGCYVIGYTGQGGKEYFKKDFSRHVEDGNIIEFVKKIEEAIKIYEVNPKEILEKGKAASEFILENYSLEHETKDTMEIWKDIISK; translated from the coding sequence ATGAAAACTAAACTATATTTTATTTGTCCAAATAACAAATTTGCTAGCGGTGGCGTCAAACAAATCTATCGTCAGGTTCAGATATTAAATAACAATGGATTTGATGCCTATATTTTACATAAAAAAATAGGGAAACGTGAAAAATGGTTTAATGTGAATGTTCCCATATTATACAGTCCCAGCTTATTTAAACAAATCAAATACTCATATAAAGGCAAAAAATTAAATTTTATAAGAAAATTGATCATAAGCATTTTAAAACTACAAAGTAAAAGCATTGAAAAAAACTCTATTCTTATTTTTCCTGAAATCTATGGCCCTGAAATTTACAAAATCGAGCCAGAAATATCTAAGGTAATATTTAATCAAAATTGTTATTACACATTTAGTTATTTTTCAATTTATACCGATTATTCATCAAATATTTATAATCATCCAAAAACATTGGCCACTATTGTAGCTTCAGATGATGCTCAGAAATATATGAATTATTCATTTCCTCAATTAAAAATATATAAAATGCGGCTTGGTATAGATAATTTAATATTTAATTATTACCCTAATAAAGAGAGGCAAATTTGTTTTATGCCTAGAAAACTCAGCGATGATGTAAATCAGGTCATTAATATCTTACATGGAAGAAACGTTTTGAAGAATTGGAATCTTGTTTCTATCGACAATAAAACAGAAACTGAAGTGGCAGAAATTATGAAAAAAAGTATAATTTTCTTAAGTTTTAACCATAAGGAGGGATTTGGTTTGCCACCTGTTGAAGCAATGGCATGTGGGTGCTATGTAATTGGATACACAGGACAAGGTGGTAAAGAATATTTTAAAAAAGATTTTTCTAGACATGTTGAAGATGGAAATATTATTGAATTTGTTAAAAAAATTGAAGAAGCTATTAAAATATATGAAGTCAACCCCAAAGAAATACTTGAAAAAGGCAAGGCAGCATCTGAGTTTATATTGGAAAATTACAGTCTTGAGCACGAAACTAAAGATACCATGGAAATTTGGAAAGATATAATCTCTAAGTAG
- a CDS encoding phosphomannose isomerase type II C-terminal cupin domain, translating into MLEIGERPWGKYYVLADEPNYKLKRIEVNPGQKLSYQYHHKRQEQWTVIEGSATVVLEDQEINLEYGESIFIPLGARHRMMNLSDQPVVFIEVQTGTYFGEDDIVRVEDEYDRK; encoded by the coding sequence ATGCTAGAAATCGGAGAAAGGCCTTGGGGTAAATATTATGTGTTGGCAGACGAGCCGAATTATAAACTGAAAAGGATTGAGGTAAATCCTGGACAGAAATTATCGTATCAGTACCATCATAAAAGACAGGAACAATGGACTGTTATTGAAGGAAGTGCTACGGTAGTCCTTGAAGACCAGGAAATTAATTTAGAATATGGAGAGAGCATATTCATTCCTCTTGGTGCCAGACACCGTATGATGAATCTTTCTGACCAGCCGGTTGTTTTTATCGAGGTCCAGACAGGTACCTATTTTGGTGAGGATGATATCGTCCGGGTAGAAGATGAGTACGACAGGAAATAG
- the gltX gene encoding glutamate--tRNA ligase has protein sequence MEKVRVRFAPSPTGPLHLGGVRTALYDYLFAKNQGGEFVLRIEDTDTARYVEGAEEYIEEALEWCGIIPDESPKKGGKFAPYRQSERRDIYDRYTEQILKTDYAYLAFDTPEELDAIRTEFEARGDVFSYDNKTRNRLKNSIALSEEEVQKLLDNKTPYVVRFRMPVDRTLNLEDIIRGNFSVNTDTLDDKVLVKNDGMPTYHFANIIDDHEMEITHVIRGEEWLPSLGLHTLLYEAMGWTAPKFAHLSLILKPEGKGKLSKRDGDKFGFPVFPLDFKDPATGMVSKGYRENGYLPEAFINMVALLGWSPVDDKEILSLEEMTREFDLYKVHKAGARFSKEKAEWFNHQYMQAKPDEELLQILKMSGFDFGGASDDKLLKVIRLMKERATFPKDIYENGKFFFEAPASYDEKALKKAWNDETSSVLSELAERLEGSDFNAEAVKQTIHDFAESKGLGMGKVMMPLRLVLVGELKGPDVPDILEIIGKEESLARIKTAVEQLK, from the coding sequence ATGGAGAAAGTAAGAGTACGTTTTGCTCCAAGTCCTACGGGACCATTGCATTTGGGAGGCGTAAGAACTGCATTATATGATTATCTTTTTGCTAAAAACCAGGGGGGTGAATTTGTACTGAGAATTGAAGATACCGATACCGCGAGATATGTGGAGGGTGCTGAAGAATATATTGAGGAAGCCCTGGAATGGTGTGGCATCATTCCTGACGAAAGCCCTAAAAAAGGAGGAAAATTCGCACCTTACAGACAATCTGAAAGAAGGGATATCTATGACCGCTATACAGAGCAGATCCTGAAAACGGATTATGCTTACCTTGCTTTTGACACTCCGGAAGAACTGGATGCCATCCGTACCGAATTTGAAGCCCGTGGAGACGTTTTTTCATACGATAACAAAACCAGGAACCGCTTAAAGAATAGCATTGCACTTTCTGAAGAGGAAGTTCAAAAACTACTGGACAATAAGACTCCATATGTGGTACGGTTCAGGATGCCCGTGGACAGAACGCTTAACCTTGAAGATATTATCCGGGGGAATTTCTCGGTGAATACCGATACGCTGGACGATAAGGTACTCGTAAAAAATGACGGGATGCCTACGTATCATTTTGCCAATATTATCGATGACCATGAAATGGAAATTACCCATGTTATCCGTGGCGAAGAGTGGCTGCCTTCATTAGGACTGCATACATTATTATATGAAGCTATGGGATGGACCGCTCCGAAATTTGCCCACCTTTCTCTTATCTTAAAACCGGAAGGTAAAGGCAAACTGAGCAAAAGAGATGGCGATAAGTTCGGATTCCCTGTATTCCCGCTGGACTTCAAAGATCCGGCAACCGGAATGGTGTCTAAAGGATACAGAGAAAACGGATATTTACCTGAAGCATTCATCAATATGGTCGCATTGCTAGGCTGGTCACCGGTGGATGACAAGGAAATCCTGTCGCTGGAAGAAATGACCAGAGAATTTGACCTGTATAAAGTTCATAAAGCAGGAGCCCGTTTCAGTAAAGAAAAAGCGGAATGGTTCAACCATCAATATATGCAGGCAAAACCGGATGAAGAGTTGCTTCAGATCCTGAAAATGTCAGGCTTTGATTTTGGAGGTGCTTCGGATGACAAACTTCTTAAAGTGATCCGTCTCATGAAAGAAAGGGCTACGTTCCCGAAAGATATTTATGAGAATGGAAAATTCTTCTTTGAAGCGCCGGCTTCCTATGATGAAAAAGCGCTGAAGAAAGCCTGGAACGATGAGACCTCTTCTGTTTTAAGTGAACTTGCAGAAAGGCTTGAAGGTTCAGATTTCAACGCAGAAGCCGTAAAGCAAACCATCCATGATTTTGCAGAAAGCAAAGGATTGGGGATGGGAAAAGTGATGATGCCTCTCCGCCTTGTACTGGTAGGTGAGCTGAAGGGACCTGATGTTCCGGATATCCTGGAAATCATTGGTAAAGAAGAAAGTTTAGCCAGAATCAAAACGGCTGTTGAGCAATTAAAATAA
- a CDS encoding acetyl-CoA carboxylase carboxyltransferase subunit alpha, translating into MEYLSFELPIKELMDQYQTCSLVGEESGVDVKLACSQIEDKIIEKKKEIYGNLTPWQRVQLSRHPDRPYTLDYINGMTDKGSFLELHGDRNFADDPAMIGGLATLDGHKVMIIGTQKGRTTKERQHRRFGMPNPEGYRKALRLMKLAEKFNIPVVTLVDTPGAYPGLEAEERGQGEAIARNIFEMVQLKTPIFTYVIGEGASGGALGIGVGNKVYMLENTWYTVIAPESCSSILWRNWDHKEDAANALNLTPADALREKFIDGIIQEPLGGAHYDPETTFLNLKNSILQNIKAFSKFTGQELETQRQEKFIAMGQFKG; encoded by the coding sequence ATGGAATATTTAAGTTTCGAGCTGCCTATTAAAGAATTGATGGATCAATATCAGACCTGTTCTTTGGTAGGAGAAGAAAGTGGTGTTGATGTAAAATTAGCATGTAGCCAGATAGAGGATAAAATCATAGAAAAGAAAAAAGAAATCTATGGCAACCTCACGCCTTGGCAAAGAGTACAGTTATCCCGCCATCCAGACCGTCCGTATACTTTGGATTATATCAACGGGATGACCGACAAAGGCAGTTTCCTTGAACTTCACGGAGACCGTAATTTTGCTGATGACCCGGCTATGATTGGTGGATTGGCAACTCTGGATGGCCATAAGGTAATGATCATCGGAACCCAAAAAGGAAGAACCACCAAAGAAAGACAGCACAGAAGGTTCGGAATGCCCAACCCTGAAGGTTACAGAAAGGCTTTACGACTGATGAAGCTTGCTGAGAAATTCAATATTCCTGTAGTAACTTTAGTGGATACCCCGGGAGCTTATCCGGGACTTGAAGCAGAGGAAAGAGGCCAAGGAGAAGCGATTGCCAGAAACATTTTTGAGATGGTACAGCTGAAAACCCCTATCTTCACTTACGTGATTGGTGAAGGAGCCAGCGGCGGAGCGTTGGGAATAGGTGTGGGAAACAAAGTGTATATGCTTGAAAACACCTGGTACACTGTAATTGCACCGGAAAGCTGTTCTTCCATTCTGTGGAGGAACTGGGACCATAAGGAAGATGCAGCCAATGCACTTAACCTCACTCCGGCTGATGCATTAAGGGAAAAATTCATTGACGGAATTATTCAGGAGCCTCTGGGAGGTGCCCATTATGATCCGGAAACAACGTTCTTAAATCTGAAAAACTCCATTCTGCAGAATATTAAGGCTTTCTCAAAGTTTACCGGACAGGAACTGGAAACCCAAAGACAGGAAAAATTCATTGCCATGGGGCAATTTAAAGGATAA
- a CDS encoding DUF6759 domain-containing protein: MKKIFLLIFLCLFTLGFSQKKKKATKSKAIVEKETVIIYTESDAENTKEARVIAGFLKQNPGHAKTDYFKRKLIAIITADNSPEAKPVIKPLSKNEIAKITNNSELNSSKTLASNTKAGSSGTARTVNYASVGSTSKKAGPSEKDKKTASMLTHLFNNDPMDREAYINIKNRSKCNLIVKISGLKYYNLEVPANGQNYLLVEKGEYVLTTMVCDAKYSSLKKINKDIEIELNLRD; encoded by the coding sequence ATGAAAAAAATCTTCCTCCTTATATTCTTGTGCCTTTTTACACTGGGGTTTTCGCAAAAAAAGAAAAAGGCAACAAAATCTAAAGCCATTGTTGAAAAAGAGACAGTCATCATCTATACGGAAAGCGATGCGGAAAATACCAAGGAAGCAAGGGTTATTGCCGGATTCCTGAAACAGAATCCCGGTCATGCCAAGACCGATTATTTTAAGAGGAAGCTTATTGCAATCATTACAGCAGATAATTCCCCTGAGGCGAAGCCCGTTATCAAGCCGCTCAGCAAAAATGAAATTGCGAAAATCACCAACAACAGTGAGCTGAACAGCTCAAAAACACTGGCTTCTAATACCAAGGCGGGTTCATCTGGTACAGCAAGGACGGTTAATTATGCATCGGTGGGAAGTACCTCCAAAAAAGCCGGGCCCAGCGAAAAAGATAAAAAGACAGCTTCCATGCTGACGCATCTTTTTAATAATGATCCTATGGATAGAGAAGCTTACATCAATATAAAAAACAGGTCTAAATGTAATCTTATCGTAAAGATCAGCGGTTTAAAATATTACAATCTGGAAGTTCCGGCCAATGGGCAGAACTACCTTTTGGTAGAGAAGGGAGAATATGTACTGACCACTATGGTGTGTGATGCCAAATATTCTTCCCTGAAAAAAATCAATAAGGATATTGAGATTGAGCTCAACTTAAGAGATTAG
- the tsf gene encoding translation elongation factor Ts — MSYTPAAADVAKLRNTTGAGMMDCKKALVEAEGDFEKAIEILRKKGQKVAANRADRESTEGAVIARVNEDNTLGAIISLNCETDFVAKNEAFIELAYELAEMAIFAASKEELLATDFHGITVADKLVEQTGVIGEKIEIGAFERLEGPFLGAYIHAGNKIAAITSLSAKVDGADEVAKTVSMQVAAMNPIALDENAVSQATIDKELEIERHKLTEEGKPANIIDNILKGKMQRFYKDNTLVHQDFIKDSSMSVADYVKSANGDLKVTGFVRVSLS; from the coding sequence ATGTCTTATACACCAGCTGCTGCAGACGTAGCAAAATTGAGAAACACGACAGGTGCAGGAATGATGGACTGCAAAAAAGCTTTAGTGGAAGCTGAAGGAGACTTCGAAAAAGCAATCGAGATCCTAAGAAAAAAAGGTCAGAAAGTGGCTGCTAACAGAGCTGACAGAGAATCTACCGAAGGAGCGGTAATCGCAAGAGTAAATGAAGACAACACTTTAGGTGCTATCATTTCTCTTAACTGCGAAACTGACTTCGTTGCTAAAAATGAAGCGTTCATCGAACTGGCTTATGAATTGGCTGAAATGGCTATCTTCGCTGCTTCTAAAGAAGAGCTTTTAGCAACAGATTTCCACGGAATTACAGTGGCTGACAAATTGGTAGAGCAAACCGGTGTTATCGGTGAAAAAATTGAGATCGGTGCTTTCGAAAGACTTGAAGGGCCTTTCTTAGGTGCTTATATCCATGCAGGGAACAAAATTGCTGCCATCACTTCACTTTCTGCTAAGGTAGACGGTGCTGATGAAGTAGCGAAAACAGTTTCTATGCAGGTAGCTGCGATGAACCCTATCGCTCTTGACGAGAATGCGGTTTCTCAGGCTACAATCGACAAAGAATTGGAAATCGAAAGACATAAACTTACGGAAGAAGGTAAGCCTGCAAACATTATCGATAACATTCTTAAAGGTAAAATGCAGAGATTCTACAAAGACAATACTTTGGTACACCAGGATTTTATTAAAGACAGCAGCATGTCTGTTGCTGACTATGTAAAATCTGCCAACGGAGATTTAAAAGTTACAGGATTCGTAAGAGTAAGCTTGTCTTAA
- a CDS encoding T9SS type B sorting domain-containing protein, producing the protein MKKFLSIIFAIFCISAHAQLDTEHWFAPMAVRSGITGLQSYLYLSTNETTPFSVQIYNNNILYNTVQVSKGNPVQVSIPAYFLMVTNQGDLFTPTSMGMYVKGSKKFFANYRFSVPNHAEIITSKGLAGLGKKFYAAMAPNTASEDYVNSTIGITATEDNTSVVVSGYDPNVVFSDGSSTPTKIFVLNRGQSYTMDVKSIDSPYNLTGLVGAKIESDKPVSVTNGNFNGIYTNQNFTNNDILMDQSVPVEKLGKDFVVVKGNGTIATGMETALIIATENNTALTINGVNTGISLNAGQYYMVPTTSYINQGNNNFNMSISASKNIYVYQLLAGIAASSSANEYATGGMNFIPPLSCFMPNKIDEIGFINKIGSSTFNTKLNIITQTGATVTLNGNPIASANGPYSVTGNPNWVTYSVPNVSGNITVNSTKSVTAGIAAGSGAVGFGGYFAGFSSVPAITKTGDCYAGILLQVDNTYDGYQWYLNGNPIPGATSYSVNPELYGAGTYTCLVTKNNCESRMTNPYQYTLCPPITTTTYNIGSCGTKTISPAFTNSTQAIVPTNTAIISAPVSGTAAVDPASGQITYTPNPGLTTDTTDSFIYYIQGNANPFDFEYFKIIINIDVLQVNTGLALTACSASNGNGTFDLTSLTSSPDTGTTTTYFTNSNLTGPIATPSAYSGPTGTVYANVTSQYGCSKTTPISLTANPGPSVNTSAFNGILCDDNFDGIISVNFATVTPQIVANSGNFTVRYYLTQADANAGNNNTLPTNWTFTANTTVYVRADSNNSCPPAFGQINFSIGNKIALLTNTATTDICDNDLNGSENVNLNDYKNLLTANPAATLTFYSSLANAQAGTNAIPASQIITTASTFFIRVVSSTECPNTAVININLKRPKKSDTLHDRVVCANDQAVLDAGSGFSSYAWSTGATTQTITAGAGNYYVDLGFNGCTYRQQVSILTAQAPIINKIDVSGFNATVYVSGGTSPYQYSLNGIDYQTSNVFTGLSRGLHTAYVLGSDGCSPVIKEFLVLNLVNAITPNGDGINDVLNYSDLMIKQNVSIEVVDRYGAPVYKSSGKNYVWDGKSGGRPLSTGTYWYILKWIEPDTKLPVSYSGWLLIKNRE; encoded by the coding sequence ATGAAAAAATTTCTATCAATTATTTTTGCGATTTTTTGCATATCTGCTCATGCACAACTGGATACGGAACACTGGTTTGCCCCTATGGCTGTAAGATCCGGCATCACAGGACTGCAGAGTTACCTCTATCTTTCTACCAACGAAACCACTCCGTTCTCTGTACAGATTTACAATAATAATATACTTTATAATACGGTTCAGGTAAGCAAAGGAAATCCCGTTCAGGTAAGCATTCCTGCTTATTTCTTAATGGTGACCAATCAGGGCGACCTGTTTACGCCCACTTCTATGGGAATGTATGTGAAAGGATCTAAAAAATTCTTTGCCAATTACCGTTTTTCCGTCCCCAACCACGCTGAAATTATTACATCAAAAGGGTTGGCGGGACTTGGGAAAAAATTCTATGCTGCCATGGCCCCTAATACCGCATCTGAAGATTACGTTAATTCTACCATCGGCATAACGGCGACAGAAGACAATACTTCAGTTGTAGTTTCCGGATACGATCCTAATGTTGTATTTTCCGACGGCAGCTCCACACCTACCAAGATTTTCGTCCTCAACAGGGGGCAATCGTACACGATGGATGTGAAAAGCATTGATTCGCCCTACAACCTCACCGGTCTTGTAGGTGCTAAAATTGAATCTGACAAACCTGTTTCTGTAACGAACGGAAACTTCAATGGTATTTATACCAATCAGAATTTCACCAATAATGATATATTGATGGATCAGTCTGTCCCGGTAGAAAAACTCGGGAAAGATTTTGTAGTGGTAAAAGGCAACGGAACCATTGCAACAGGCATGGAAACCGCGCTGATCATTGCTACAGAAAATAATACCGCACTGACAATTAACGGAGTGAATACCGGCATTTCGCTGAACGCCGGCCAGTATTACATGGTTCCTACAACCAGCTATATTAATCAGGGGAACAACAATTTTAACATGAGTATTTCGGCTTCAAAAAATATTTATGTATATCAGTTGCTTGCCGGAATTGCAGCCAGTTCTTCAGCCAATGAATATGCTACCGGGGGCATGAATTTTATCCCTCCCCTCAGCTGCTTCATGCCTAATAAGATTGATGAAATTGGATTTATCAATAAAATAGGAAGCTCCACATTCAATACCAAGCTTAATATCATCACACAGACCGGCGCAACGGTAACGCTGAACGGAAATCCTATAGCTTCTGCCAACGGACCTTATTCGGTAACGGGAAACCCTAACTGGGTTACCTATTCTGTTCCGAATGTATCCGGAAATATCACCGTAAATTCCACGAAATCAGTAACTGCAGGTATCGCTGCGGGAAGCGGCGCGGTAGGATTTGGGGGATATTTTGCCGGATTTTCTTCAGTTCCGGCCATTACCAAAACCGGAGACTGTTATGCTGGCATACTGTTGCAGGTAGATAATACCTATGACGGATATCAATGGTACCTCAATGGAAATCCTATTCCGGGAGCCACATCATATTCTGTTAATCCTGAGTTGTATGGCGCCGGAACCTATACCTGCCTTGTGACCAAAAACAACTGTGAATCCAGGATGACGAATCCTTACCAATATACCTTGTGCCCACCCATCACCACGACAACCTACAATATAGGGTCTTGCGGTACTAAAACGATCTCACCGGCTTTTACCAATTCAACACAAGCCATTGTTCCCACCAATACGGCCATTATCTCGGCTCCTGTTTCCGGGACAGCTGCAGTGGATCCTGCCAGCGGTCAGATTACCTATACCCCGAATCCCGGCCTTACTACAGACACTACCGATAGCTTTATCTATTATATTCAGGGTAACGCAAACCCCTTTGATTTCGAATATTTTAAAATCATCATTAATATTGATGTGCTACAGGTAAACACCGGACTGGCCCTGACCGCATGTTCTGCATCTAATGGTAACGGAACGTTTGACTTGACTTCCCTAACCTCTTCTCCTGATACAGGAACTACAACCACTTATTTCACGAATTCCAATCTTACCGGGCCTATTGCAACACCTTCCGCCTACAGCGGACCTACCGGAACGGTATATGCCAATGTAACATCGCAGTACGGCTGCTCGAAAACGACTCCGATTTCGCTCACTGCCAACCCGGGACCAAGTGTAAATACATCCGCTTTTAACGGAATACTCTGTGATGATAATTTTGACGGGATCATCAGTGTTAATTTTGCTACTGTTACACCACAGATCGTTGCCAACTCAGGCAACTTTACGGTACGATACTATCTCACCCAAGCCGATGCCAATGCCGGTAATAATAATACATTACCCACCAACTGGACATTCACTGCAAATACTACCGTATACGTACGCGCCGACAGCAATAACAGCTGCCCTCCTGCTTTCGGACAGATTAATTTCAGTATCGGGAATAAGATTGCTCTGCTTACCAATACAGCAACTACTGACATCTGTGACAATGACCTGAATGGATCTGAAAATGTGAATCTTAACGATTATAAAAATTTACTTACTGCCAATCCTGCAGCAACACTGACCTTCTACTCTTCACTGGCCAATGCACAGGCAGGAACGAATGCAATTCCCGCGTCACAAATCATTACTACCGCGTCAACCTTCTTCATAAGGGTGGTAAGTTCTACCGAATGTCCTAATACGGCAGTTATCAATATCAACCTGAAAAGACCGAAAAAATCTGATACCCTCCACGATAGGGTTGTCTGCGCCAACGATCAGGCTGTGTTGGATGCGGGAAGCGGATTCAGTTCCTATGCATGGAGTACCGGAGCCACTACACAGACGATAACTGCAGGAGCCGGAAACTATTATGTAGATCTTGGTTTTAATGGGTGCACTTACCGTCAACAGGTTAGCATACTCACCGCACAGGCTCCGATTATCAACAAAATTGATGTTTCCGGATTCAATGCGACAGTTTATGTTTCCGGAGGAACCTCACCATACCAGTATTCCCTGAATGGTATAGATTACCAGACTTCTAATGTGTTTACCGGCTTATCCAGAGGACTTCATACGGCTTATGTCCTGGGATCAGACGGATGCTCACCGGTGATTAAGGAATTTCTGGTACTAAACCTTGTCAATGCTATCACCCCGAATGGCGACGGCATAAATGACGTCCTGAATTATTCGGATCTGATGATCAAACAAAATGTCTCTATAGAGGTGGTGGACCGCTACGGTGCCCCGGTCTACAAATCTTCGGGTAAGAATTATGTCTGGGACGGTAAATCCGGAGGCAGGCCTTTATCCACCGGCACTTACTGGTATATTCTGAAATGGATAGAACCTGACACTAAATTGCCGGTTTCATATTCAGGATGGCTATTAATTAAAAATCGTGAATAA